In Nostoc sphaeroides, the genomic window CACAAGCTTTGATAGAAACACTGCTGCTTTAAACTTGAACTGCTAACTTTGCTTCCGTAGCTGTTAGGCGCTCATAAGCAGCACGCATTTTCAAACCGGTAAGCACTTGGAAGAAACCAGTACCATTATTGGAACCTGGATACTCGCGGTGCTGGAGTAACAAGTGAGTCAATTCACCCTGATATTTAGTGGATGTATTGCTAAGATGGGTTTCGATATAAATTACTTCTTCCAAGTTGTCAAATTGACCATCGACCTCTAGTACTGAGACATAGCGGCCGTAGTAAACATCTGAACCGTAGTACAGTTGCATACCAGGATAAGAACAGGTCAGTTTGCGTCCACAAGGAGTCCAATTGATTGTTGACCCTTCATCAAATAGGTAGGTTGGATCAAAGCCTTCCTTACCTTCGCGCTGAAGCATACGTACCCGCAAGACTCTGCGCTCCGTGTCGTTTTTGATTAAGTTGGTGGGTAATACTTGCAGAACCACATCAGCAAATTCTCTTTGTGGTTCGATAAACTTATCAAAGTCAGGTTTGCGGGAATTGATTTGCGCTAAGACATCTTCGTAGCGATGACCGCGTTCAGCCATATCTCGCTGGATTTTCCAGGCAATTTTGACTTCATCGCTAATATCAAAATAAACACTAAAGTCGATTAGCGATCGCACCCGCTCATCATATAAAGGATGCAGCCCTTCAACAACTATAATATGATTCGGCTCAATCCGTTCTGGCGGATCAATTAAGCCAGTTTCGTGGTTATAAATCGGCTTATCAATCCCTTGACCACTTTTGAGCGCTTTAATTTGCTCATACATCAGGTCAAAATTGTTTGCTCTGGGGTCTAATGCCGTTATCCCAGTTTCTTTACGCTGTTTGCGATCTAGGGAATGATAGTCATCCAAGCAAATGACTGTCATTAAATCTTCACCAAACAAATCAATCAAACGACGCAAAAACGTAGATTTCCCGCACCCAGAGTCTCCGGCTACTCCAATCAGTACCACGCGTTCCGGCTTATTTGTCATAAATCTCCTCTAAAATACTAAAATTGTCTCAATATTTTTTCACACAGCAGATTCTGAAGCCAGGAGTTTACCCCATTGGTTTATCCTGCGTTCTTGCTACCTAGCACATCTATAAGACACCAAGCAAGTAGGCAACAAAAGTAATTAAGTTGCTACTCGTCGGACTAGCCTGAATGTTGGTGCCGGTAAGTATTTAATCCTAGTGGTATATTTGATTTTAACAGAAGGGGGTATCCCATACAATATTGCTCTCAAGAAGAATTAGGGTGGTTCATGAATCATTTTTTTGTTGATTTAGTTGTTAATTTAAAAATGGGGATCAGCACCGCCCATCAGCGTTGCGCCTTTATCAGTCCGCTACTTGTGACTACAAACAAGACTTAATGGTATAATTTATTATTGCCGCGAATTTTTTGATGTTCCTAAATTGTAATTCCTGCTCGACAATACTTAATATATTCAAAGCAAAAATCTATCCAACGAATGAGCAAAGAACTTGCATTAGTCAAATTTTTAGCTGTAAATTTATAGATATGCTCACATAGAAGCGTTGACGTTATGGCCAAGTACTGATAAAGGTTGACAGATTTTTCACATCAAGTGAAACTGATTACAGTTGCTAAAATAACGGTTCTCTATGTCGTTATGTTTGTAGCTTGAGTTGTCAGAGTCATGTCATTATCCATAGACAGGTCATCAATATAGCTAACAATATTCCGAAATAGTAGATTTCAAGAAGTAAAACCAATCGGAAGAAAACCTTCTGAGATTGGCATTTACGATTTAAAGCTTTGGAGTAGGCAAGCGCAACCGCAATTTTTGGAAGTCAACTGAGTGTAGCTTCCACTAATCGAAGCAAGCTTGCTAAAATATCTGTCCCTTTAAGTTGCTCGTTGGGTAGTAAAGCAAAAAACTATCTCCCTGATGGCAATAACTTCGCCAAATCGAAAAATACCTCGATTCGTAGGTTGGGTTGAGGCACGAAACCCAACAAATACGTTGGGTTTTGCTTCCCTACGGGACGCTACGCGAACGCTCAACCCAACCTACAAAAAAATGGCGAAGGTATTGTGATAGGGGTAATAGTTAACGAAAAAAAGATTAAATTGACTCATTATTAACATTCTCCACAAGACTTATCCTTTACCTTAGAAGGTGAACAGGTGTGTTTTTTGCTATGCCTGCATGTCTTTGGTGAGTGTACTTAGCTAGGCATTAATTTAATGATGCCGTTTTTCCTACATGGCTAGTTTTGTGAAACGAAAATCCGGTAAACTAAAGCTGGCAAGGTAAGGGAATAGTTTTTTTTGAAAAACGGTTAAGTAAATTATCGGAGTGCTAGAACGAATGTACAATCAAGGTGCTGTTGAGGGTGCTGCCAACACAGAATTAGGTAGCCGCATCTTCCTTTATGAAGTGGTGGGTTTGCGTCAGAGCGAAGAAACCGATCAAACTAACTACCCAATTCGGAAAAGTGGCAGTGTGTTCATCAGAGTGCCTTACAACCGGATGAATCAAGAAATGCGACGTATCACTCGTCTAGGCGGCACAATTGTTAGCATTCAGCCTGTAACTGCGCTACAGCCAGTTAATGGTAAAGCCTCACTTGGGAATGCTACAAGCGTTGTCAGCGAGTTAGCTACATCTGGGGAAACTGCTAACAGTGAAGGGAATGGTAAAGCCACACCTGTGAATGCTCATAGTGCTGAAGAGAACAAGGACAAGAAAGGCAACACCATGACTCAAGCGAAAGCCAAAAAAGACCACGGTGACGTTCCTGTTAATACTTATCGTCCCAATGCTCCGTTTATTGGTAAGGTAATATCTAACGAACCGCTAGTTAAAGAAGGCGGTATTGGTATTGTTCAACACCTTAAATTTGACCTCTCTGGGAGTGATTTAAAGTATATAGAAGGTCAAAGTATTGGGATTATTCCGCCAGGATCAGACAAGAATGGCAAGCCAGAAAAACTTAGACTCTATTCCATCGCCTCAACTCGTCATGGCGATGATGTAGATGATAAAACCGTATCACTGTGCGTCCGCCAATTGGAGTACAAGCACCCAGAAACTGGCGAAACAGTCTACGGAGTTTGCTCTACACACCTGTGTTTCCTCAAGCCAGGGGAAGAGGTAAAAATTACCGGGCCTGTGGGTAAGGAAATGTTGTTACCCAATGACCCTGATGCTAATGTCATCATGATGGCAACCGGAACAGGTATTGCACCGATGCGGGCTTATCTGTGGCGTCAGTTTAAAGATGCAGAAAGAGCAGCTAACCCAGAATACCAATTTAAAGGATTCTCTTGGTTAATATTTGGCGTTCCGACAACTCCAAACCTTTTATATAAGGAAGAACTGGAAGAAATTCAACAAAAATATCCTGATAACTTCCGCCTGACTGCTGCCATCAGCCGCGAACAAAAAAATCCCCAAGGCGGTAGAATGTATATTCAAGACCGCGTAGCTGAACACGCAGATGAATTGTGGCAATTGATTAAAAATGAAAAAACCCACACCTACATCTGCGGTTTGCGCGGTATGGAAGAAGGTATTGATGCAGCCTTAACTGCTGCTGCTGCTAAGGAAGGCGTAACCTGGAGTGTTTACCAGAAGGAAATCAAGAAAGCTGGTCGCTGGCACGTAGAAACTTACTAAGGGACTTCCAAGTAAAAAAATATTCCATTGCTATTGTTCACTGTTGACCGTTGACGGTTCACGGGTTTTCAGTCAACAGTCAACAGTCAACAACTTGAATGTGGAATAATTTATTTTTTGGAGTTCCCTAAATTAGTCATTAGTCATTAGTCATTAGTCATTAGTTTTAGACAGAGGACAAAGGACAAATGACAAAATGACAAAGGAAGCAGGATAATCAGTAGGTAGGGCAAACGCTCTACCTACAATTGTTATTGGTGATAATTGGGTGCAAAAATTGTGGGTGTGAAACTAGGAATACTGGGATTAGGCACCGTGGGAACGGGAACAGTGCAGTTGTTGCAAGATAGCGCTGGGCGTCACCCATTGTTGCAAGAGATAGAAATCTATCGTGTGGGAGTGCGATCGCTAGATAAGCCCCGTGGAGTAGAATTGTCTACGGAAGTCTTAACTACAGATTTAGAATCAATTGTCAACGATCCGGCGGTAGATATAGTTGTCGAGGTAATGGGTGGACTGGAGCCGGCGCGATCGCTCATCCTCAAAGCTTTAAGTAATGGAAAGCATGTAGTCACTGCCAATAAAGCAGCGATCGCCCGCTTTGGGGCGGAAATTTTCACAACGGCTAATGAAGCTGGCGTATACGTCATGTTAGAAGCTGCTGTGGGTGGTGGCATTCCGGTGATTCAACCCCTAAAGCAGTCGTTAAGTGTTAACCGTATTCATACGGTAACAGGCATCGTGAACGGTACAACGAACTACATACTGACACGGATGCAGACCGAAGGTAGCAACTTCAATGATGTTTTAGCTGATGCCCAGCGATTGGGTTATGCTGAGGCTGACCCCACAGCCGATGTGGATGGCTTAGACGCAGCAGATAAAATTGCTATTCTGGCATCATTAGGCTTTGGTGGACGCATCAACTTACAAGATGTTTATACTGAGGGGATTCGGCAAGTTAGCAAAACAGATATTGCTTATGCTGAAAAATTGGGATTTGTGATTAAATTGTTGGCGATCGCTAAACGTGATACTCCCTCATCTCCCCTTTCTGTGAGAGTTCACCCTACCTTAGTGCCCCAAGCCCACCCTTTGGCTAGCATCAACGGCGTTTACAATGCCATTCTTGTGGAAGGAGAACCAATTGGGCAAGTAATGTTTTTTGGCCCCGGTGCTGGTGCTGGTGCAACCGCCAGTGCTGTAACATCAGATATTTTGAATTTAATTGCTGTCCTCAAAACCAATACAGCAGTTGCAAATCCATTATTAGCTTGTGGACATCAGGAATACTGCGAAATTGCGCCGATGGCAGAATTGATCACTCGGTTTTATGCCCGTTTTCTCACCAATGACCAACCGGGAGTTATTGGTAAATTGGGTACTTGCTTTGGTAACTATGGCGTTAGCATAGAGTCAATTGTCCAAACTGGCTTTCAAGGGGAACTAGCAGAGATTGTAGTTGTTACTCATGATGTGCGGGAAGGTAATTTTCGGCAAGCTTTGGCAGAAATTCGGAATTTGTCAGCGATCGAAAGCATTCCCAGCTTACTCCGTGTACTTTGAGATTAGTCGGGAGTGAAGCTCGTCAACTTGCTTTGCTCCAATTCTTAATTACCTCAAAGGATTACAATCTCCATTTTATACAAACCAAGCTGCGAGTAAAACTTGGTTAAGTACGCAAGCTAAACTAAAAAATAAACTTCACCCCAGCGCGAGGCTAGACTTATGACCTCTGCAACCGATCCATCCACCGCCTTCACCCCGTTCCCAGACCATACACAACTTCCTGAGTCTGATGGTACTTTCGTGAAAAACTTTCAGGAACATCCCCAAAGCATTCTCTTAACAGACTCGATTAAACCGATATTACAAAAACGTCATCCTGATGGGCAATACTGTATTGGTCAAGATAGCGGTATCTACTGGCGCATCACTGACCCCCCAGAAAAAGGCGCAGAAGCACCAGACTGGTTTTATGTAGGGAATGTACCCCCTACTCTAGATGGGCAAACGCGCAGGTCTTATGTATTATGGCGAGAATTTATTGCCCCATTAATTGCCTTAGAATTTGTTTCTGGGGATGGTAGTGAGGAGCGAGATAAAACTCCTTGGAAGGGGAAATTTTGGATTTATGAGCAGGTGATTCGTCCTCCCTTCTACGGCATTTATGAAGTGAATAAAGCCAGTGTAGAAGTTTATGAATTAATTGGTGGACAATATCAGTTATTAACAGCAAATGAACGCGGACATTATCCCATAAATCCTTTAGGAGTTGAGTTAGAAATTTGGCAGGGACAATATTACACTATGGAATTACCTTGGCTACGCTGGTGGGATTTGGAAGGTAATTTGTTGTTGACTGGTGAAGAAAGAGCCGATCGCTTGACTGCTCAACTGCGTAGACGCGGAGCGGCTTGTCGTTAGACATCGCTAGGCATCGAACCAGAAGCATAATCCTGACCAAAAATCAACTATTTATTCACATCCAGCAACTGCGAAGTTTCTAACCGACTCATCCACTTCTCTAAATAAACTCGATTACCTTTTTCCTCATTTGGATCTTTAGTATCCAAAGGATAAGGCATCAGTCCCAAAATCGTTGCTGTTGTTACGCAAAACATCGATTTTTGGAAACTCATACAAATTTGTACCCGCAAATCATCTTCACCCCGAAGACTATGACGATAAATTTCGTG contains:
- a CDS encoding phosphoribulokinase, giving the protein MTNKPERVVLIGVAGDSGCGKSTFLRRLIDLFGEDLMTVICLDDYHSLDRKQRKETGITALDPRANNFDLMYEQIKALKSGQGIDKPIYNHETGLIDPPERIEPNHIIVVEGLHPLYDERVRSLIDFSVYFDISDEVKIAWKIQRDMAERGHRYEDVLAQINSRKPDFDKFIEPQREFADVVLQVLPTNLIKNDTERRVLRVRMLQREGKEGFDPTYLFDEGSTINWTPCGRKLTCSYPGMQLYYGSDVYYGRYVSVLEVDGQFDNLEEVIYIETHLSNTSTKYQGELTHLLLQHREYPGSNNGTGFFQVLTGLKMRAAYERLTATEAKLAVQV
- the petH gene encoding ferredoxin--NADP reductase, whose product is MYNQGAVEGAANTELGSRIFLYEVVGLRQSEETDQTNYPIRKSGSVFIRVPYNRMNQEMRRITRLGGTIVSIQPVTALQPVNGKASLGNATSVVSELATSGETANSEGNGKATPVNAHSAEENKDKKGNTMTQAKAKKDHGDVPVNTYRPNAPFIGKVISNEPLVKEGGIGIVQHLKFDLSGSDLKYIEGQSIGIIPPGSDKNGKPEKLRLYSIASTRHGDDVDDKTVSLCVRQLEYKHPETGETVYGVCSTHLCFLKPGEEVKITGPVGKEMLLPNDPDANVIMMATGTGIAPMRAYLWRQFKDAERAANPEYQFKGFSWLIFGVPTTPNLLYKEELEEIQQKYPDNFRLTAAISREQKNPQGGRMYIQDRVAEHADELWQLIKNEKTHTYICGLRGMEEGIDAALTAAAAKEGVTWSVYQKEIKKAGRWHVETY
- a CDS encoding Uma2 family endonuclease, with the protein product MTSATDPSTAFTPFPDHTQLPESDGTFVKNFQEHPQSILLTDSIKPILQKRHPDGQYCIGQDSGIYWRITDPPEKGAEAPDWFYVGNVPPTLDGQTRRSYVLWREFIAPLIALEFVSGDGSEERDKTPWKGKFWIYEQVIRPPFYGIYEVNKASVEVYELIGGQYQLLTANERGHYPINPLGVELEIWQGQYYTMELPWLRWWDLEGNLLLTGEERADRLTAQLRRRGAACR
- a CDS encoding homoserine dehydrogenase — protein: MGVKLGILGLGTVGTGTVQLLQDSAGRHPLLQEIEIYRVGVRSLDKPRGVELSTEVLTTDLESIVNDPAVDIVVEVMGGLEPARSLILKALSNGKHVVTANKAAIARFGAEIFTTANEAGVYVMLEAAVGGGIPVIQPLKQSLSVNRIHTVTGIVNGTTNYILTRMQTEGSNFNDVLADAQRLGYAEADPTADVDGLDAADKIAILASLGFGGRINLQDVYTEGIRQVSKTDIAYAEKLGFVIKLLAIAKRDTPSSPLSVRVHPTLVPQAHPLASINGVYNAILVEGEPIGQVMFFGPGAGAGATASAVTSDILNLIAVLKTNTAVANPLLACGHQEYCEIAPMAELITRFYARFLTNDQPGVIGKLGTCFGNYGVSIESIVQTGFQGELAEIVVVTHDVREGNFRQALAEIRNLSAIESIPSLLRVL